A section of the Zygosaccharomyces rouxii strain CBS732 chromosome B complete sequence genome encodes:
- the NPR3 gene encoding Npr3p (similar to gnl|GLV|CAGL0E03608g Candida glabrata CAGL0E03608g and some similarites with YHL023C uniprot|P38742 Saccharomyces cerevisiae YHL023C RMD11 Protein required for sporulation), whose amino-acid sequence MHELLPNSCLLGIHLTISTHSGPQVVYHYPPASEDYISGKQRQSRQDSTGVDDGESNGKIYAGNLRKKPSMGASLTGQSLFSSDQKFNDEDNIKTPSIRSGGTGSIRRRRTHSIDSGKVRHGVETESASSDTDPSSSGLSDSELSTDYADESSDSSSSLENERNDEPEDISNEPRLSNSVTRNNTSANTTNLEPTRMLRPKSSQVSASKLLDIFNKEGPDRRPSAISKISNTRTPESSEDEADDDQKSELDFSELHERGKIMLDKQYFAENVFQDINKIFGLDAEFVAEFCSPEREMCNTRYEFTVDTLCFLGLPVHVDQHGNWRKSKRKKHTTRSKRSSSTTTRLSKQRSSLSQNGDGESGENDMDSSQLRSSSHNLQDDNGEINEDNDECENSNNQNIKEDLEKNMNMFHVCFVMNPSLVEYNERIDDMFHYAVARLSMLLRYAQEKSQYVSKECSIIMKEKEHVLKHSKTYRAIKGANQRGKYLYQCILSKSSLARALTLCVEKLQQNDIACLEIGEDKVIALQIPIQNEFAVLPNFKLHPVLRGSFLSSVLNSQFLSAGPLAKEESLGGYTDSDHEDLTDLLNFALLLDEPTNIIKELETFSYHDDIGNIVLSHIVKHIQPNVPLGSYQYLIDELFGDTSDDVRGSFQTNMLRSCALHLLYRRHARLIIPISSRNTYIVSPLAPIRGYSKNDYDGLQNSSMPLIYQNQTIFKERFPTLPSLPSFLHLLSNGKPKPYGNIIPSKEHKSIYLGALAWLLKYGYVTQLLTFVCIRVDRQIKMAVDEDLEKEGFKAKTHSVDRDHDAMDNVAKNAKDLQTSQKNRTSSNEEEEEDIARFAYDDPDIGRDYTIILEPERATAIEKRWMFKCVQDQPTDIQKLFGKLLKYFNGRTPMELIILKEGISRHDIRKLIGTLDRYVIEFDHW is encoded by the coding sequence ATGCATGAACTATTACCCAATTCCTGCCTTTTAGGAATTCATTTAACCATTTCCACACATTCGGGACCACAAGTTGTCTATCACTATCCGCCTGCTTCTGAAGACTACATTTCCGGTAAACAGCGTCAAAGCAGACAAGATTCAACAGGTGttgatgatggtgaatcTAATGGCAAAATATATGCTGGTAATCTAAGGAAAAAGCCCAGTATGGGGGCCTCTCTAACTGGGCAATCTTTATTTTCTAGtgatcaaaaattcaatgatgaagacaaTATAAAGACTCCATCCATTCGTAGTGGTGGAACTGGTAGtataagaagaagaaggacTCATTCGATCGATTCCGGTAAAGTACGACATGGTGTCGAAACTGAATCAGCTTCATCAGATACAGATCCCTCCTCTTCGGGATTAAGTGATAGCGAATTATCCACCGATTATGCCGATGAATCCAGTGattcgtcttcatcattagaAAATGAAAGGAATGATGAACCTGAAGACATATCTAACGAACCGAGATTGAGCAATTCTGTCACAAGAAACAATACTAGCGCCAATACGACAAATTTGGAACCAACGAGGATGTTGAGACCTAAGAGTTCTCAGGTTAGCGCTAGTAAACTTCTAGACATTTTTAACAAGGAAGGACCGGATAGAAGGCCATCTGCcatttcaaagatatcAAATACTAGAACTCCAGAATCCAGCGAAGATGAGGCAGATGATGATCAAAAAAGTGAATTAGATTTTTCTGAGCTTCATGAACGGGGCAAAATTATGCTTGATAAGCAGTATTTCGCAGAAAATGTCTTTCAAGATATTAACAAAATATTTGGGTTGGATGCAGAATTTGTTGCAGAATTCTGTAGCCCTGAGAGAGAAATGTGCAATACCAGATACGAATTCACAGTTGATACCCTTTGTTTCTTGGGGCTCCCCGTACATGTAGACCAACATGGTAATTGGAGGAAATCCAAACGTAAGAAACATACAACCAGATCTAAAAGGTCGAGTAGTACTACCACTAGGTTAAGCAAACAACGTTCAAGCCTTTCTCAgaatggtgatggtgaatcTGGGGAAAATGACATGGATTCATCGCAGTTGAGATCCAGTTCACATAACTTACAAGACGataatggtgaaattaaTGAAGACAATGATGAATGTGAAAACTCCAACAATCAGAATATTAAAGAAGATCTAGAGAAGAACATGAATATGTTCCATGTTTGTTTTGTGATGAACCCTTCACTTGTGGAATACAACGAAAGAATAGATGATATGTTTCATTACGCTGTGGCTCGATTGTCAATGTTATTAAGGTATGCTCAGGAAAAATCACAATACGTTTCCAAGGAATGTAGTATTATAatgaaggaaaaagaacATGTGTTAAAACATTCCAAAACTTATAGGGCCATAAAGGGAGCTAACCAAAGGGGTAAATACCTTTACCAATGTATATTgtcaaaatcatcattagCGAGAGCATTAACCTTATGTGTGGAAAAACTACAGCAGAACGACATTGCATGCTTAGAAATAGGTGAAGATAAAGTAATTGCATTACAGATCCCCATACAAAACGAATTTGCAgttttaccaaattttaaattaCATCCAGTATTAAGAGGATCATTTTTAAGTTCTGTTCTCAATAGTCAATTTTTATCAGCTGGTCCACTTGCGAAAGAAGAATCTCTTGGTGGTTATACTGATAGTGATCATGAAGATCTTACCgatttgttaaattttgCACTTCTACTAGACGAACCAACTAATATTATTAAGGAACTGGAAACGTTTTCATATCATGATGATATTGGTAATATTGTTCTTAGTCATATCGTTAAACACATTCAACCTAATGTACCATTAGGATCTTACCAATATCTGATTGATGAATTGTTTGGTGATACTTCAGACGATGTAAGAGGTTCATTTCAAACAAATATGCTTAGATCATGTGCTCTTCACCTTTTATATCGAAGACATGCAAGATTAATCATACCAATTAGCTCAAGAAATACTTATATTGTATCACCGTTAGCCCCCATTAGAGGTTATTCTAAGAATGATTACGATGGTCTACAAAATTCAAGTATGCCATTAATCTATCAaaatcaaacaatttttaaAGAGCGCTTCCCCACATTACcatcattaccatcatttcttcatcttttatCTAATGGTAAACCAAAACCTTACGGTAATATAATTCCGTCCAAAGAGCATAAATCAATCTACTTAGGGGCACTTGCATGGCTATTAAAATACGGGTATGTGACCCAATTATTAACATTCGTTTGTATTAGAGTCGATAGACAAATAAAGATGGCTGTTGATGAGGATTTAGAAAAGGAGGGATTTAAGGCAAAAACCCATTCTGTGGATAGAGATCATGATGCAATGGATAATGTAGCTAAAAATGCTAAAGATTTACAAACATCGCAGAAAAATCGtacatcttcaaatgaagaagaagaagaagatataGCCAGGTTTGCATATGATGATCCCGATATCGGTAGAGATTATACGATTATCTTGGAACCAGAACGTGCAACCgccattgaaaaaagatgGATGTTTAAATGCGTTCAAGATCAACCAACGGATATTCAGAAATTATTCGGCAAACTACTCAAATACTTTAACGGCAGAACTCCAATGGAATTAATTATACTTAAGGAGGGAATATCAAGACATGATATTAGAAAATTAATTGGGACTCTTGATAGGTACGTTATAGAATTTGATCATTGGTAA
- the RIM4 gene encoding Rim4p (some similarities with uniprot|P38741 Saccharomyces cerevisiae YHL024W RIM4 Putative RNA-binding protein required for the expression of early and middle sporulation genes): MTISSVMDPVAGGEDASMEQDIGGAINNSKVDTEISEDIGQLLPTEVSSAESDNLDDDDDDNDLDQENENLLDEITEEDIKRSSDGNGNNNEDGKNCFSVNQERKPLSVINNATNKKGNTKPLNQEQVAPTAEKSQGDSGETELQAQARAQARTQAQEKEDYVPKTESNGDANDTSDTGTTTSFRGRPSSCVFVASLAASLSDDELCISVTESFKQYGQLARVKVLRDPANRPYAFVQYTNDRDAKRALKMARGSMLNGRTLRCESARVNRTLFVTHVTPVYYLEVADLCGKFGELEQLVPSSDQNQFGRRYNYPSSNTSSWFVQFAYRDDAIRAFANLRTNSDWDVEWVQNIEVPKYYNLLNKKDKQQTTNSRGKSTVTENDLDEESEFGDNHDSFSSSNTTSSDDRIVIDKKSIFVGQLDQSVTKEKLLERFSTHGKISDLNLINKTNKVFTFIQFETEEAAAAALERENHAIFLNKTMHVQYKEVGGHRSRRNFRRDGFYGNVRNPGPGGAPNNGGSGGSNSTTTASAAAAAVVAAAAGHGGQGGQGRVFTGPQVNLAPPPINMYRRRAQENDTSNVVPPYMAQQMSTPTSEFDMNYIPYMNAGFRRKSSFVNNGWSSSRSHSMKSEMDTVCGDGATDATSDAPSESGGQTNSPTTYNNSSAGSMGQNNNNSTSHNGSDNNDGDDDDDDDENTNNSNNNNNNNNNNNNGNTNGNNGHHNSHHNYNVGNFNTGGNGKRKYGKRGGNNRFHDTPKPYYFQPYYYHPMHYPMGPLGPVAHAHPSQAAAAAAGNHPYMMIYPMPPPPPTGVDGNLLAQSLPLGPPGPMLHGSPPTSQSQDARSEANEFVPNTKSCQLDY; the protein is encoded by the coding sequence ATGACTATTTCAAGCGTTATGGATCCTGTCGCTGGCGGCGAGGATGCATCGATGGAACAAGATATTGGAGGAGCAATTAACAATTCTAAAGTTGATACTGAAATTAGTGAAGATATTGGTCAATTGTTACCAACAGAAGTTTCATCAGCTGAATCTGATAAtttagatgatgatgatgatgataacgatcttgatcaagaaaatgaaaacttGCTGGACGAGATAACAGAAGAGGATATAAAACGCAGTAgtgatggtaatggtaataataatgagGATGGTAAAAACTGTTTTTCCGTTAACCAAGAAAGAAAACCTTTATCTGTAATTAATAATGCAACCAATAAGAAAGGTAATACAAAACCATTGAATCAAGAACAAGTTGCGCCTACGGCTGAAAAGTCACAAGGTGATAGTGGTGAAACTGAATTACAGGCACAGGCACGCGCGCAGGCACGCACACAGGCAcaggaaaaagaagattatGTTCCTAAAACGGAAAGTAACGGTGATGCAAATGATACAAGTGATACTGGCACTACTACAAGTTTTCGTGGTCGTCCAAGTTCATGTGTATTTGTTGCAAGTTTAGCTGCTTCATTatctgatgatgaattgtGCATTTCTGTTACAGAAAGTTTTAAACAATATGGTCAATTAGCAAGGGTTAAAGTTCTCAGAGATCCAGCTAATAGACCTTATGCATTTGTACAATATACCAATGATAGAGATGCTAAACGTGCATTAAAGATGGCAAGAGGTTCCATGCTAAATGGTAGAACTTTACGTTGTGAAAGTGCACGTGTAAATCGTACTCTATTCGTGACTCATGTGACTCCAGTTTATTATTTAGAAGTGGCAGATTTATGTGgtaaatttggtgaattggaacaattaGTACCAAGCAGtgatcaaaatcaatttgGTAGAAGATATAATTATCCCTCTTCGAATACTAGTTCATGGTTTGTTCAATTTGCCTATAGAGATGATGCTATTAGAGCGTTTGCCAACCTAAGAACTAATTCTGATTGGGATGTTGAATGGgttcaaaatattgaagTACCAAAATACTACAATTTATTGaataaaaaggataaaCAACAAACTACTAATAGTCGTGGTAAATCAACTGTTACCGAAAATGAtcttgatgaagaatctgaattTGGCGATAACCAtgattctttttcttcttcaaatactACTAGCAGCGATGATCGTATTGTTATCGATAAAAAATCAATATTTGTTGGCCAATTGGATCAATCTGTGACTAAGGAAAAACTACTAGAAAGGTTTTCCACTCATGGTAAAATTTCggatttgaatttaattAATAAAACTAATAAAGTTTTCACatttattcaatttgaaaCTGAAGAAGCCGCTGCTGCTGCATTAGAAAGAGAGAATCATGCAATTTTCTTAAATAAAACAATGCATGTTCAATACAAAGAAGTTGGTGGTCATCGtagtagaagaaatttccGTAGAGATGGTTTTTATGGGAATGTTCGCAATCCTGGTCCTGGCGGTGCCCCCAATAACGGTGGTTCTGGTGGTAGTAATAGTACTACCACTGCTTCCGCTGCTGCCGCTGCCGTTGTTGCTGCCGCTGCTGGTCACGGTGGTCAGGGTGGTCAAGGTCGTGTGTTTACTGGTCCTCAAGTCAATTTGGCCCCACCTCCAATTAATATGTACCGAAGGCGGGCACAAGAAAATGATACATCAAATGTGGTTCCACCTTATATGGCACAACAAATGTCTACTCCAACTTCTGAATTCGATATGAATTATATCCCCTACATGAATGCTGGCTTTAGACGTAAATCTTCCTTTGTCAATAATGGTTGGTCTTCATCTAGAAGTCACAGTATGAAATCTGAAATGGATACTGTTTGTGGTGATGGTGCTACTGATGCTACTTCAGATGCGCCATCTGAATCTGGTGGTCAAACCAATTCTCCAACCACTTATAACAACTCCTCTGCTGGCAGTATGGGgcaaaataataataacagtacCAGCCATAATGGtagtgataataatgatggtgatgatgatgatgatgatgatgagaatactaataatagtaataataataataataataataacaataataataacggCAACACCAATGGTAATAACGGCCACCATAATAGTCATCATAACTATAATGTTGGTAATTTCAATACTGGCGGTAAtggtaaaagaaaatatgGGAAACgtggtggtaataatagATTCCATGATACGCCAAAACCTTATTACTTCCAACCATATTACTATCATCCAATGCATTATCCAATGGGTCCCCTTGGTCCTGTGGCACATGCTCATCCATCTCaggctgctgctgctgccgcTGGTAACCATCCTTATATGATGATATACCCAATGCCcccaccaccaccaactgGTGTTGATGGCAATCTTTTAGCACAATCATTACCTTTAGGCCCACCTGGACCAATGTTGCATGGTTCACCTCCAACTTCTCAATCTCAAGATGCGCGTTCAGAGGCTAATGAATTTGTTCCCAACACTAAATCTTGCCAGCTGGATTATTGA